Proteins from one Microbacterium proteolyticum genomic window:
- a CDS encoding acyl-CoA dehydrogenase family protein, translating to MSTDAQPRTLPGERIASYDLLGRRDTDYYAVFADIPDADRDAWDRAKTFIDEVGTRMQAEWDAATYPIELLRRMGELELFTDGIEHPDLPASSPLAAGLVNMEVSRGDGSLATALAVQGGLALRTLAMFGSPEQQARWLKPLADGTVLGAFALTEPDHGSDSVSLETTATRTDDGWSLSGKKKWIGNGASGGITFVWARMDAEGDDDHGKVRCFLVEQDTPGYTGTVITGKVSLRGIHQAHIALDDVRLPADAVLPGTHTFKDASAVLYATRSGVAWSALGHATACYEAARTYATERMQFGKPLAKFQMVQERLAQMLDELTAMQLFCRRLADLETSGGLRPTQASLAKYHNTRAARRVAAIARDLLGGNGILLENGVMQHMADIEAIHTYEGTESVQALLLGRDITGMSAFA from the coding sequence ATGAGCACCGACGCCCAGCCCCGCACGCTCCCCGGCGAGCGCATCGCCTCGTACGACCTCCTCGGTCGCCGCGACACCGACTACTACGCGGTGTTCGCCGACATCCCCGACGCCGACCGCGACGCGTGGGACCGCGCGAAGACGTTCATCGACGAGGTCGGCACCCGTATGCAGGCCGAGTGGGATGCCGCGACCTACCCGATCGAGCTGCTCCGACGCATGGGTGAGCTGGAGCTGTTCACCGACGGCATCGAGCACCCCGACCTCCCGGCATCCTCTCCCCTCGCCGCCGGCCTGGTGAACATGGAGGTCTCACGAGGTGATGGCTCGCTCGCCACGGCCCTCGCGGTGCAGGGCGGACTCGCGCTGCGGACGCTGGCGATGTTCGGCTCCCCCGAGCAGCAGGCGCGCTGGCTGAAGCCGCTCGCCGACGGCACGGTGCTCGGCGCGTTCGCGCTGACCGAGCCCGATCACGGCTCCGACTCGGTCTCGCTCGAGACCACCGCGACCCGCACCGACGACGGCTGGTCGCTGTCGGGCAAAAAGAAGTGGATCGGCAACGGCGCGTCCGGCGGCATCACGTTCGTGTGGGCGCGCATGGATGCCGAGGGCGACGACGACCACGGCAAGGTCCGCTGCTTCCTCGTCGAGCAGGACACCCCGGGCTACACGGGCACCGTTATCACGGGCAAGGTGTCGCTGCGCGGCATCCATCAGGCCCACATCGCGCTCGACGACGTCCGTCTCCCCGCGGATGCCGTGCTGCCGGGCACCCACACCTTCAAAGACGCGTCGGCGGTGCTGTACGCCACGCGCTCGGGCGTCGCATGGTCGGCGCTGGGCCACGCGACCGCCTGCTACGAGGCCGCGCGGACATATGCCACCGAGCGCATGCAGTTCGGCAAGCCCCTCGCGAAGTTCCAGATGGTGCAGGAACGCCTCGCGCAGATGCTCGACGAGCTCACCGCGATGCAGCTGTTCTGCCGCCGCCTCGCCGACCTCGAGACCTCCGGCGGACTCCGCCCCACGCAGGCGTCGCTCGCGAAGTACCACAACACCCGCGCCGCGCGTCGGGTGGCGGCGATCGCACGCGACCTGCTCGGCGGCAACGGCATCCTGCTCGAGAACGGCGTCATGCAGCACATGGCCGACATCGAGGCGATCCACACGTACGAGGGCACCGAGAGCGTGCAGGCACTCCTCCTCGGCCGCGACATCACCGGGATGAGCGCTTTCGCCTGA
- a CDS encoding AI-2E family transporter, whose translation MGLFSRHPAARDVATTVAQTVQAPPRSLWADGFGRLAIRAVQIIVVAILVAGLIWGIQQLTLVIIPLILALIFASAFGPVTMWMRRKGVPAVLATLLTLLAVVVVLGVLGWLVVSAVIDQWDTLSSQAVAGFQQAQDWYHTLPFAISQDQVNQAVSAIGDFVTSAQFGNGALAGVSAVASFVTGFVLMVVILFFFLKDGPRMWEFVLRPFHGSDYDRARRIGDKTVTVLGSYIRGTASVAAVDAVGIGIGLLILQVPLALPLAVLVFLLAFIPIVGAVTAGILAALVALVTNGWVVALIVVGIVVLVNQLEGNFLQPVLMGRSMKLHSFVVLVVLAGGTAIGGILGTLLAVPLTAVAWGIITVWNGPDQPAEWARRKKRRNPVPLAGNESEG comes from the coding sequence ATGGGCCTGTTCTCTCGCCACCCCGCCGCTCGTGACGTCGCGACCACCGTCGCTCAGACGGTGCAGGCGCCACCTCGCAGCCTCTGGGCCGACGGTTTCGGTCGCCTCGCCATCCGCGCCGTGCAGATCATCGTCGTGGCGATCCTGGTCGCCGGTCTCATCTGGGGCATCCAGCAGCTCACGCTCGTGATCATCCCGCTGATCCTCGCGCTGATCTTCGCGTCGGCGTTCGGTCCCGTGACCATGTGGATGCGCCGCAAGGGCGTCCCGGCGGTGCTCGCCACCCTCCTCACTCTGCTCGCGGTGGTCGTCGTCCTGGGTGTCCTCGGCTGGCTCGTCGTCAGCGCCGTCATCGACCAGTGGGACACGCTCAGCTCGCAGGCCGTCGCCGGCTTCCAGCAGGCGCAGGACTGGTATCACACGCTCCCGTTCGCGATCTCGCAGGACCAGGTCAACCAGGCCGTCAGCGCCATCGGCGACTTCGTGACGAGCGCGCAGTTCGGCAACGGTGCGCTCGCGGGCGTCAGCGCGGTCGCCTCGTTCGTGACCGGGTTCGTGCTCATGGTCGTCATCCTGTTCTTCTTCCTCAAGGACGGCCCGCGCATGTGGGAATTCGTCCTGCGCCCGTTCCACGGCAGCGACTACGACCGCGCCCGCCGCATCGGCGACAAGACGGTCACGGTGCTCGGGTCGTACATCCGTGGAACGGCGTCGGTCGCCGCGGTGGACGCCGTGGGCATCGGCATCGGCCTCCTGATCCTTCAGGTGCCGCTCGCCCTGCCGCTCGCGGTGCTCGTCTTCCTCCTCGCCTTCATCCCCATCGTCGGGGCGGTGACCGCCGGCATCCTCGCAGCCCTCGTCGCCCTCGTGACCAACGGGTGGGTCGTCGCCCTGATCGTCGTCGGCATCGTCGTTCTCGTGAACCAGCTCGAGGGCAACTTCCTGCAGCCCGTCCTGATGGGCCGCTCCATGAAGCTGCACTCGTTCGTCGTCCTGGTCGTCCTCGCCGGCGGAACGGCGATCGGCGGCATCCTCGGCACTCTGCTCGCCGTCCCGCTCACCGCCGTGGCGTGGGGCATCATCACCGTCTGGAACGGTCCCGATCAGCCGGCCGAGTGGGCCCGACGCAAGAAGCGCCGGAACCCGGTGCCCCTCGCCGGGAACGAGAGCGAAGGCTGA
- a CDS encoding O-antigen ligase family protein: MTSTRAGRKAPPRPAPRPAPLLSGSDAARGRLAAAALILLWTAPILVLPGVYHRWGWPTLLAAVVAGGCAVWVRPAGRLPGWWSVAAAVVAATLAVRALFGDAPLAQLLGRAPRYEGFVEAAVLVAAVWAGARLLGPRAPVASHLVTVRTLATASCLLAGVAVLETIGWRPIETDLERPGSVAGNATDQGILGLIFAAWLLHNALGVWLRTRRTSWWAVVGGAAGVVAVVTSASRAALLGLAVVVIVIAVRSVWSAPRRAVALGWVTVGVAAVAGLVVALPFTRERVFGVDGFARKTVGDRLVIWRDALELVQAHPWTGVGMNGYMDAIPAHFDDTWYSTVTPDHVLDSPHNLLLQSGVVAGVPGMALVLLVGIAVSIAGVRALRAAEGPRRDAVLGALTVLAGAGIALLMSPTSPKTLLPLAVVAGVVLAREPWSRSLRGLRVLGTAAVATWLVALTLWTAADGFLLTGVSSAMRGDTVAADAAFGAAAALRSWDADIPLTAAQITGGALQQGMAGAGDSASRWSAEAAARLPRSAAAREAAGMVALQRGELLVAREHLHEARVLSPANPRIWHESGLAELAAGDASAARDAFERVLELQPDRTESRAALAEACRQLGTADCG; this comes from the coding sequence GTGACGTCCACGAGGGCGGGGCGAAAAGCCCCGCCCCGTCCCGCGCCGCGGCCGGCCCCTCTTCTGAGTGGGTCGGACGCGGCGCGCGGCCGTCTGGCCGCGGCGGCGCTGATCCTGCTCTGGACCGCGCCGATCCTCGTGCTTCCCGGCGTCTACCACCGCTGGGGCTGGCCGACGCTCCTCGCCGCCGTCGTCGCCGGGGGGTGCGCGGTCTGGGTCCGACCGGCCGGGAGACTGCCGGGCTGGTGGTCGGTGGCGGCCGCCGTCGTCGCGGCCACACTGGCGGTGCGGGCGCTGTTCGGCGATGCGCCTCTGGCGCAGCTGCTGGGGCGCGCGCCGCGATACGAGGGGTTCGTCGAGGCGGCGGTCCTCGTCGCGGCGGTGTGGGCGGGAGCCCGTCTCCTCGGGCCACGTGCGCCGGTGGCCTCTCACCTCGTGACCGTGCGCACCCTGGCGACCGCTTCCTGCCTGCTGGCCGGAGTCGCCGTCCTGGAGACGATCGGCTGGCGTCCGATCGAGACCGACCTCGAGCGGCCGGGTTCCGTCGCCGGGAATGCCACCGACCAGGGCATCCTCGGGCTGATCTTCGCCGCGTGGCTTCTTCACAACGCCCTCGGGGTGTGGTTGCGGACGCGTCGAACGTCGTGGTGGGCGGTCGTGGGCGGCGCCGCCGGCGTCGTCGCGGTGGTGACCTCCGCCTCCCGCGCTGCACTCCTGGGTCTCGCGGTGGTGGTGATCGTGATCGCCGTGCGAAGCGTGTGGAGCGCGCCCCGCCGGGCCGTGGCGCTCGGGTGGGTGACGGTCGGCGTCGCCGCGGTGGCTGGGCTCGTCGTCGCGCTTCCCTTCACACGGGAACGCGTGTTCGGGGTCGACGGCTTCGCTCGCAAGACCGTCGGAGACCGGCTCGTGATCTGGCGAGACGCCCTCGAACTGGTGCAGGCGCATCCGTGGACGGGGGTGGGCATGAACGGCTACATGGATGCCATCCCCGCCCACTTCGACGACACCTGGTATTCGACGGTCACGCCGGATCATGTGCTGGACTCCCCGCACAACCTCCTGCTGCAGTCCGGAGTGGTCGCGGGGGTACCGGGGATGGCGCTCGTGCTGCTCGTCGGCATCGCCGTCTCCATCGCGGGGGTGCGCGCCCTGCGCGCAGCCGAGGGGCCTCGCCGGGACGCGGTGCTGGGGGCGCTGACCGTCCTCGCCGGCGCGGGGATCGCGCTGTTGATGAGCCCCACGTCGCCCAAGACCCTTCTCCCGCTTGCGGTCGTCGCGGGCGTCGTCCTCGCGCGCGAGCCGTGGTCGCGCTCATTGCGGGGCCTCCGAGTGCTCGGGACGGCCGCCGTGGCGACGTGGCTCGTCGCCCTGACGCTGTGGACCGCGGCCGACGGGTTCCTCCTCACCGGGGTCTCCTCGGCGATGAGGGGCGATACCGTTGCGGCCGACGCGGCCTTCGGCGCTGCCGCGGCACTTCGATCGTGGGATGCCGACATCCCTCTGACGGCCGCGCAGATCACCGGCGGGGCGCTGCAGCAGGGGATGGCGGGTGCCGGCGACAGCGCGAGCCGGTGGAGCGCGGAGGCGGCCGCACGGCTGCCGCGTTCGGCCGCTGCTCGCGAGGCTGCGGGCATGGTCGCACTGCAGCGGGGCGAACTGCTCGTCGCTCGAGAACACCTGCACGAGGCGCGGGTGCTGTCGCCCGCGAACCCGCGGATCTGGCACGAGTCCGGACTGGCGGAACTGGCGGCCGGCGATGCCTCGGCGGCGCGGGATGCGTTCGAGCGGGTGCTGGAGCTGCAGCCGGATCGCACGGAGTCGCGCGCGGCCCTGGCCGAGGCGTGCCGTCAGCTCGGCACGGCCGACTGCGGCTGA
- a CDS encoding ATP-dependent DNA ligase, with translation MPYDIPAPMLAKAVPAVPEPGKVAGGLSYEPKWDGFRALVSWDGTDVEIGSRGAKPLTRYFPELVEAFARLLPEPCLLDGEVVVARGESGAQRLDWEALSQRIHPAASRVKLLSEETPAMFIAFDLLARGDRDLQDAPFAERRAQLVDLLGSVPHPVHVTRTTDDPDLARRWLAEFEGAGLDGVVAKPLAQPYAPNKRTMFKIKHARTADVVALGYRIHKSGQGVGSLLVGLHDETGRLHGVGGVSAWTDKRRLELIDELAPLVERDAEGEAVVGETDRSRFSASKDVSFVRLRPERVLEVRYDQLEGMRFRHTVQFERWRPDRDATSCTFEQLETVGAYDLGDVLD, from the coding sequence ATGCCGTACGACATCCCCGCGCCGATGCTCGCGAAGGCCGTGCCCGCCGTGCCTGAACCGGGCAAGGTCGCGGGCGGGCTGTCGTACGAGCCGAAATGGGACGGATTCCGCGCGCTCGTGTCGTGGGACGGCACCGACGTCGAGATCGGCAGCCGCGGCGCGAAGCCCCTCACCCGCTACTTCCCCGAACTCGTCGAGGCGTTCGCTCGACTGCTGCCCGAGCCGTGCCTCCTCGACGGCGAGGTCGTCGTGGCCCGCGGCGAGTCCGGCGCACAGCGCCTCGACTGGGAGGCGCTGTCGCAGCGGATCCATCCCGCCGCCTCACGCGTGAAGCTCCTGTCCGAGGAGACCCCGGCCATGTTCATCGCGTTCGACCTGCTCGCCCGCGGCGACCGCGACCTGCAGGACGCGCCGTTCGCCGAACGCCGGGCGCAGCTCGTCGACCTCCTCGGGTCGGTGCCGCACCCGGTGCACGTCACCCGCACCACCGACGATCCCGACCTCGCGCGCCGCTGGCTCGCCGAGTTCGAGGGCGCCGGACTCGACGGGGTCGTCGCGAAGCCGCTCGCGCAGCCGTACGCGCCGAACAAGCGCACGATGTTCAAGATCAAGCACGCCCGCACGGCCGACGTCGTCGCGCTCGGATACCGCATCCACAAGTCGGGTCAGGGCGTCGGGTCGCTGCTCGTCGGCCTTCATGACGAGACGGGCCGACTGCACGGGGTGGGCGGCGTCTCCGCGTGGACCGACAAGCGCCGCCTCGAACTCATCGACGAACTCGCGCCCCTCGTCGAGCGGGATGCCGAGGGAGAAGCGGTCGTGGGCGAGACCGACCGCTCGCGGTTCTCGGCATCCAAGGACGTGTCATTCGTCCGGCTGCGCCCGGAGCGCGTGCTCGAGGTGCGCTACGACCAGCTCGAGGGCATGCGCTTCCGCCACACCGTCCAGTTCGAGCGCTGGCGTCCCGACCGCGACGCGACATCGTGCACATTCGAGCAGCTCGAGACCGTCGGCGCCTACGACCTGGGCGACGTCCTGGACTGA
- a CDS encoding carboxypeptidase regulatory-like domain-containing protein — protein sequence MGALVGMLALGGAPAVAATDVPSPVATSVGSGSISGTVTDPAAAALAGAQVSVTDADGGTTVVATTGSQGGYTVPDLPAGTYYVSVAAQGSDPVFWPDATTLGDAQTVEVAEAAAVTGIDIVAGAPVTAPTASPSPADDAPEVAPSAGAATLRAGAAEATYTVTVHVTDERGVAQQGAYVELAGDSHYYWGQTDASGNASLTSVVAGPYGFRVYPSSGDLAGVSSSLEVTGNTTSEVVLQKPGSVSGHVTSAGGGDIDFRLLRTDDLQYAGSWRKASGAFTIDRVAPGTYFLDAAPVGDSEAPTLYPGVFDPRDAKVITVESGKAVTGIDFALSAGHSITGVVTGAPGSWAQVNLLSAPIEWNGRSVTLWWRQGYATIDKDGRYTATGLADGDYTVSSTSYGRNDADPSWMDVYYDGYYDDSPTYSGATPVPVRGADVRGIDIALRGHGTASGDVGAEGGTAPLKNTLITAYRWNGATWDQTLAVSGWGRYSLGFRMSDASYGLPEGTYTVGFSDPDAAFGDDGVDYPYCPQYWDAKTSLGQADRFEVAAGRNTPGIDATLRLKSEGCAVDAISPGAPTIEGTPRVGIPVTANPGTWGPQPIQLAYQWRANGVDIDGATDTIFTPTAAQAGTKLTVAVTGSRPGYDTVTVVSPESAVVATALITPGAPSISGTPTAGSELTADPGAWTPSDVALAYQWTADGAIVPGATGSTFVPGDDEVGKLVAVKVTGSKPGYTTASATSPAVGPIVAVPLLDLQVGTPRIDGEPRVGTELTASPGTWGPQPVSLTYSWSVGDTVVAGADGPRFTPGPDAVGKTVTVTVRGSKSGYNPATATATAGPVEPGVIAGGSATVVGDPKVGATLTAQSGGWTPAGVTLGYQWLSDGKLIEGATGQTFQPDAALLGATIQVEVTASLPGYTDATAVSDPVGPIAPGVVQPGTPVLSGPALSGVPITVDPGAWGPEPVEFAYQWSVDGQPIEGATDSTYTPTTDQVGSQLTVTIVGSKPGYTSVSAEANAGTISASISLDSSSALPGGAIVVTGTGYEPGETVRVELHSVVSQLGTAVADAEGNFRLPTTVPLSTVPGDHAVFGIGEKSGRVAQAPITVGSPSSTGGGGASVSTPAPRALAVTGTTVPTALAVVGILFVVGGGLLLRRPARRRT from the coding sequence GTGGGCGCGCTCGTGGGAATGCTCGCGCTCGGGGGCGCTCCGGCCGTTGCCGCGACGGACGTCCCGTCGCCCGTGGCGACGTCGGTGGGCAGCGGGTCGATCTCGGGAACGGTCACCGATCCCGCGGCGGCGGCGCTCGCCGGCGCCCAGGTGTCGGTCACGGATGCCGACGGAGGCACGACGGTCGTCGCGACGACCGGTTCGCAGGGCGGGTATACGGTGCCCGATCTCCCCGCCGGCACCTACTACGTTTCCGTCGCCGCGCAGGGATCCGACCCCGTGTTCTGGCCGGATGCCACGACCCTGGGCGACGCGCAGACCGTCGAGGTCGCCGAGGCGGCCGCCGTGACGGGAATCGACATCGTGGCCGGCGCGCCGGTGACGGCACCGACGGCGAGCCCCTCCCCGGCAGACGACGCTCCGGAGGTCGCACCGTCCGCTGGGGCGGCCACTCTGAGGGCAGGAGCGGCGGAGGCCACCTACACAGTGACGGTGCATGTCACCGATGAACGCGGCGTCGCGCAGCAGGGCGCGTACGTGGAACTGGCGGGCGACTCGCACTACTACTGGGGCCAGACCGACGCGTCCGGAAACGCGTCCCTCACCAGTGTGGTGGCAGGTCCGTACGGATTCCGCGTCTATCCGTCCAGTGGTGACCTCGCCGGTGTCTCCTCGTCGCTGGAGGTGACGGGAAACACCACCTCGGAGGTCGTGCTGCAGAAGCCCGGGAGCGTGAGCGGACACGTCACGTCGGCCGGCGGCGGTGACATCGATTTCCGCCTTCTGCGCACCGACGATCTCCAGTACGCCGGATCGTGGCGAAAGGCCAGCGGCGCGTTCACGATCGACCGTGTCGCTCCGGGCACGTACTTCCTGGATGCCGCCCCTGTCGGCGACTCCGAGGCGCCCACTCTCTATCCGGGCGTCTTCGATCCGCGTGACGCCAAGGTCATCACCGTCGAGTCGGGGAAGGCCGTCACCGGGATCGACTTCGCACTTTCTGCGGGCCACAGCATCACGGGAGTGGTTACGGGTGCCCCGGGGTCCTGGGCACAGGTCAATCTCCTCTCCGCTCCAATCGAGTGGAACGGGCGGTCGGTCACGTTGTGGTGGCGACAGGGCTACGCGACGATCGACAAGGACGGGCGCTATACCGCGACCGGACTCGCGGACGGGGACTACACGGTCTCGTCCACCTCATACGGCAGGAACGACGCCGATCCGAGCTGGATGGATGTGTACTACGACGGTTACTACGATGACTCCCCGACCTACTCGGGTGCGACACCCGTCCCCGTCCGGGGCGCCGACGTCCGCGGCATCGACATCGCGCTACGCGGTCACGGCACGGCGTCCGGCGACGTGGGGGCGGAAGGTGGCACGGCCCCGCTGAAGAACACGCTGATCACGGCGTACCGGTGGAACGGCGCCACCTGGGACCAGACGCTCGCGGTCTCGGGGTGGGGCCGTTACAGCCTGGGGTTCCGGATGAGTGACGCCAGCTACGGCCTGCCGGAAGGCACCTACACCGTCGGCTTCTCCGACCCGGATGCCGCCTTCGGCGACGACGGTGTCGACTATCCCTACTGCCCGCAGTACTGGGATGCGAAGACCAGCCTCGGACAGGCAGACCGTTTCGAGGTCGCCGCGGGAAGGAACACGCCCGGGATCGATGCCACGCTGCGGCTGAAGTCCGAGGGGTGCGCGGTGGACGCCATCAGCCCCGGGGCGCCGACCATCGAGGGGACTCCCCGTGTCGGCATCCCGGTCACCGCGAACCCCGGCACATGGGGTCCGCAGCCGATCCAGCTCGCCTACCAGTGGCGCGCGAACGGTGTCGACATCGACGGCGCCACCGACACCATCTTCACGCCGACCGCGGCTCAGGCAGGGACGAAGCTCACCGTCGCGGTGACCGGCTCGCGCCCCGGATACGACACCGTCACGGTGGTGAGCCCCGAGTCGGCCGTCGTCGCCACGGCTCTCATCACCCCCGGGGCGCCGTCGATATCGGGCACTCCGACCGCCGGGTCGGAGCTCACCGCCGATCCGGGCGCGTGGACGCCGTCGGACGTGGCCCTCGCCTACCAGTGGACCGCGGACGGCGCGATCGTGCCGGGCGCGACGGGCTCCACCTTCGTCCCCGGCGACGATGAAGTGGGGAAGCTCGTCGCGGTGAAGGTCACCGGCAGCAAGCCGGGGTACACGACGGCCTCCGCCACGAGTCCCGCGGTCGGCCCGATCGTTGCGGTCCCACTTCTGGATCTCCAGGTCGGAACTCCTCGCATCGACGGTGAACCCCGTGTCGGAACGGAACTGACGGCATCCCCCGGCACGTGGGGCCCGCAGCCGGTCAGCCTGACCTACAGCTGGTCGGTGGGCGACACCGTCGTCGCGGGTGCGGACGGCCCGCGGTTCACGCCCGGCCCCGATGCCGTCGGGAAGACCGTCACCGTCACCGTGCGCGGTTCCAAGAGCGGCTACAACCCCGCGACCGCGACCGCGACGGCGGGACCTGTCGAGCCGGGCGTGATCGCCGGGGGATCCGCGACCGTGGTCGGCGACCCGAAGGTCGGCGCGACGCTCACCGCGCAGAGCGGCGGCTGGACGCCCGCCGGCGTCACCCTCGGCTACCAGTGGCTCAGCGACGGCAAGCTCATCGAGGGGGCGACCGGGCAGACCTTCCAGCCCGACGCGGCCCTCCTCGGTGCAACGATCCAGGTCGAGGTGACCGCTTCGCTCCCCGGGTACACGGATGCCACTGCGGTGTCCGACCCGGTCGGTCCGATCGCTCCGGGTGTGGTGCAGCCGGGCACGCCGGTGCTGTCGGGACCGGCGCTGAGCGGCGTGCCGATCACGGTGGACCCGGGTGCCTGGGGACCGGAACCGGTCGAGTTCGCTTACCAGTGGTCGGTGGACGGCCAGCCGATCGAGGGTGCGACGGATTCGACCTACACGCCCACGACGGACCAGGTGGGCAGTCAGCTGACGGTGACGATCGTCGGCAGCAAGCCCGGCTACACCTCCGTCAGCGCGGAGGCGAACGCCGGGACGATCTCGGCATCCATCTCTCTCGACTCCTCGTCGGCTCTGCCCGGTGGCGCGATCGTCGTGACGGGAACCGGCTACGAGCCCGGCGAAACGGTGCGCGTGGAGCTTCACTCGGTCGTCAGTCAGCTCGGCACGGCCGTGGCGGATGCCGAGGGGAACTTCCGGTTGCCCACCACGGTGCCGCTGAGCACGGTTCCCGGTGACCATGCCGTGTTCGGGATCGGGGAGAAGAGCGGCCGGGTGGCCCAGGCGCCGATCACCGTCGGATCCCCGTCCTCCACCGGTGGGGGCGGCGCGTCGGTGAGCACCCCGGCCCCGCGGGCGCTCGCGGTCACGGGTACCACGGTGCCGACCGCGCTGGCGGTCGTCGGCATCCTGTTCGTCGTCGGGGGTGGTCTGCTCCTGCGCCGTCCGGCTCGACGCCGCACGTGA
- a CDS encoding D-alanyl-D-alanine carboxypeptidase family protein codes for MDRARGRIATGRRSLGIAALTLGATLVLVCGTWALLALRPSENGEPRIVWPETGAAAVGAGDQTALSPGAETARPIASLTKLIVALVVLESAPLDAEDPGPTFTMDAADVAAYEQERASGGQALPVTGGEVLTEHDLLELVLVASSNNHALSLTRHVFGDDTRFLSAARSWLSARGLDSVTLADATGLSPENRASAADLLDLARIAEGSPVVRALAAQDRTKALPAPDGGARRSFAATNDMLNAMGIDGLKTGHTDAAGFTAVITAPLEPNDPDGPRVTVVILGAPSAAQRSLDVARLLASARGAG; via the coding sequence GTGGATCGGGCTCGGGGGCGCATCGCGACGGGGCGTCGCTCACTAGGCATCGCCGCACTGACCCTCGGAGCGACCCTCGTGCTGGTGTGCGGGACGTGGGCGCTGCTCGCTCTGCGGCCGTCCGAGAACGGGGAACCTCGGATCGTCTGGCCGGAGACGGGAGCGGCGGCGGTGGGGGCGGGAGACCAGACCGCCCTCTCCCCCGGCGCCGAAACGGCCCGCCCCATCGCGAGCCTCACGAAGCTGATCGTGGCCCTGGTCGTGCTGGAGAGCGCCCCGCTGGATGCCGAGGATCCAGGGCCGACCTTCACGATGGATGCCGCGGATGTCGCCGCCTACGAGCAGGAGCGCGCCTCGGGCGGTCAGGCCCTTCCCGTGACGGGGGGCGAGGTGCTCACCGAGCACGACCTCCTCGAGCTCGTGCTGGTCGCCTCTTCGAACAACCACGCGCTGAGCCTGACCCGCCACGTCTTCGGTGACGACACCCGCTTCCTCAGCGCCGCACGATCGTGGCTGTCGGCGCGGGGGCTGGATTCCGTCACGCTCGCGGACGCCACGGGCCTGTCGCCCGAGAACCGCGCCTCCGCCGCCGACCTGCTCGATCTTGCTCGGATCGCGGAGGGTTCCCCCGTCGTACGCGCACTCGCCGCGCAGGATCGGACGAAGGCCCTTCCCGCACCGGACGGCGGAGCGCGGCGATCCTTCGCGGCCACGAACGACATGCTGAACGCGATGGGCATCGACGGTCTGAAGACGGGGCACACCGACGCCGCGGGCTTCACGGCGGTCATCACGGCGCCCCTCGAGCCGAACGACCCGGACGGGCCGCGGGTCACCGTGGTCATCCTGGGCGCTCCCTCAGCGGCGCAGCGCAGCCTCGACGTCGCGCGCCTCCTCGCCTCCGCCCGGGGTGCCGGGTAG
- the ligD gene encoding non-homologous end-joining DNA ligase, whose product MASPRITLTVPGPDGDREIGVSNPDRVLWPEEGITKRELAEYFIAVAEPFLAANGDRPVSLERFPDGVGGESFFSKNPPKGAPSFVEAVTVTYNSGRRHPQLVLTEIGTAVWAAQMNTIVFHPWASLASDPDHPVELRIDLDPQPGTGFAEAVVAAHELRTVLREAGLEAWAKTSGNRGLHVFCPIEPTHEFLDVRHAVIAAARELERRMPDAVTTNWWKEERGERIFVDFNQANRDRTMAGAYSPRALPTATVSTPVTWDELDAVDPGAFTVRSVPERLASIGDPWKDFGTAPGRIDTLLEWWQRDLDAGLGELPFPPEFPKMPGEPPRVQPSRAKAPAE is encoded by the coding sequence ATGGCATCCCCGCGCATCACGCTCACCGTGCCCGGCCCCGACGGCGACCGCGAGATCGGGGTGTCCAACCCCGACCGCGTGCTGTGGCCGGAGGAGGGGATCACCAAGCGCGAGCTTGCGGAGTACTTCATCGCCGTCGCCGAGCCGTTCCTGGCCGCGAACGGCGACCGTCCGGTGTCGCTGGAGCGGTTCCCGGACGGCGTCGGCGGCGAGAGCTTCTTCTCGAAGAATCCGCCGAAGGGGGCCCCGTCGTTCGTCGAGGCCGTGACCGTGACGTACAACAGCGGACGGCGGCATCCGCAACTCGTCCTCACCGAGATCGGGACGGCGGTGTGGGCCGCGCAGATGAACACGATCGTGTTCCACCCGTGGGCGTCGCTCGCGAGCGACCCCGACCACCCCGTGGAGCTCCGCATCGATCTCGACCCCCAACCCGGCACAGGGTTCGCCGAAGCGGTCGTCGCCGCGCACGAGCTGCGGACCGTGCTGCGCGAGGCCGGACTCGAGGCGTGGGCGAAGACGAGCGGCAACCGCGGCCTGCACGTGTTCTGCCCCATCGAGCCGACGCACGAGTTCCTCGACGTGCGGCACGCCGTCATCGCCGCGGCTCGCGAGTTGGAGCGACGGATGCCGGATGCCGTCACCACGAACTGGTGGAAGGAGGAGCGCGGCGAGCGGATCTTCGTCGACTTCAACCAGGCCAACCGCGACCGGACGATGGCGGGGGCCTATTCGCCGCGAGCGCTCCCCACCGCGACGGTGTCGACGCCGGTGACCTGGGACGAACTGGATGCCGTCGACCCCGGGGCCTTCACGGTCCGCTCGGTGCCGGAGCGGCTGGCATCCATCGGCGATCCGTGGAAGGACTTCGGCACCGCGCCCGGCCGCATCGACACGTTGCTCGAATGGTGGCAGCGCGATCTCGACGCCGGGCTCGGCGAGCTGCCGTTCCCGCCGGAGTTCCCGAAGATGCCGGGGGAGCCGCCGCGCGTGCAGCCCTCGCGGGCGAAAGCTCCCGCGGAGTAG